In Litoribacterium kuwaitense, one genomic interval encodes:
- a CDS encoding CotY/CotZ family spore coat protein, producing the protein MGCGKKHKEKDYGYPKARNCVCDAIKHIHVMQEEAEDKCASSCYSNLLSPDTTMGDTVPFILFCKKDCGKLFKTFGNIGGLVGPEGCFKTVFFRVENVKNDCCATLSLLRPLDKRGNQLDDLDNPCDRNLRCLEKTDICIEVDLDCFCAIQCLSPELVIG; encoded by the coding sequence ATGGGCTGCGGCAAAAAACACAAAGAAAAAGATTATGGCTATCCAAAAGCAAGAAATTGCGTTTGTGACGCCATTAAACACATTCATGTGATGCAAGAAGAAGCTGAAGATAAGTGTGCTTCTAGCTGTTACAGTAACTTACTATCACCAGACACTACTATGGGTGACACAGTACCATTTATTCTGTTTTGTAAAAAAGATTGCGGCAAGCTTTTTAAAACCTTCGGAAATATCGGTGGGCTTGTTGGACCAGAAGGGTGCTTTAAAACCGTCTTTTTCCGTGTTGAAAACGTAAAAAATGATTGCTGCGCGACGCTATCTTTGCTTCGTCCGCTAGATAAAAGAGGGAATCAGCTGGATGACTTAGACAATCCTTGCGACCGCAATTTACGTTGCCTTGAAAAAACAGACATCTGTATAGAAGTGGACTTAGACTGCTTCTGTGCAATTCAATGCTTGTCTCCTGAACTCGTCATCGGATAG
- a CDS encoding CotY/CotZ family spore coat protein yields the protein MGCEDHKGGFNCVVDAVYHIHEMQEAVEDECNTSCFSNLLSNTQSRGDTIPFILFCRSDCNDLFSAFGNVGRLFDGSCFQSVFFRVNSIKGSCATLQLLRPFDGRRPISVDSKKDVCDVTRLVKTDYCVEVDLDCFCAIQCLDPDLLRGSGRDHDHDCDCDESSSSSDDHHHHHHR from the coding sequence ATGGGATGCGAAGATCATAAAGGTGGATTCAATTGCGTAGTGGACGCAGTCTACCACATACATGAGATGCAGGAAGCTGTTGAAGACGAGTGTAACACGAGTTGTTTTAGCAACCTGCTCTCAAACACACAAAGCCGTGGTGACACAATTCCATTCATTCTTTTCTGCCGTAGCGACTGTAACGATCTGTTTAGCGCTTTCGGCAACGTAGGTAGATTATTTGACGGCTCTTGCTTCCAAAGTGTCTTTTTCCGTGTCAATTCCATTAAGGGCTCTTGTGCAACGTTACAGCTGCTTAGACCATTTGATGGACGCCGTCCGATCTCTGTAGATTCAAAGAAAGACGTCTGCGACGTCACACGCCTTGTAAAAACAGATTACTGTGTTGAAGTCGATCTAGATTGCTTCTGTGCAATTCAGTGCTTAGACCCTGATTTGCTTCGCGGCAGCGGACGCGATCACGATCACGATTGTGATTGTGACGAAAGCTCTTCTTCTTCCGACGATCACCACCATCATCATCATCGTTAA
- a CDS encoding CotO family spore coat protein, with protein MKTTKRKPLLYIVQPDFPVTDEGMQESSSYKVNEDPGGQQYATPSETEERVELEKKEEAVGVDNDQQEHRQKRKSANQATHHPIIPSIPTKQSNEASSKPPEGSRMEHATTDRKSGTRKRTQFKQLSIPEKIAFLNRQRKVSKPLCEITTEEETIRGHVIDAEGDTVTLRKMNGLKSDISLEAIQSVKLIGF; from the coding sequence ATGAAGACAACGAAACGTAAGCCATTGCTTTATATCGTCCAGCCGGATTTTCCGGTGACTGATGAAGGGATGCAGGAAAGCTCCTCTTACAAAGTAAATGAAGATCCGGGAGGTCAGCAGTACGCTACTCCGTCAGAAACAGAAGAGCGTGTAGAGCTTGAGAAAAAGGAAGAAGCGGTTGGCGTTGATAATGACCAACAAGAACACCGACAAAAAAGAAAGTCTGCGAATCAAGCAACGCATCATCCCATTATCCCTTCGATACCTACAAAGCAATCGAACGAAGCGTCCAGTAAACCTCCAGAAGGTTCGCGGATGGAACACGCAACGACAGACAGGAAAAGCGGGACACGGAAAAGAACTCAGTTTAAGCAGCTAAGCATTCCGGAGAAAATTGCCTTTTTAAATCGGCAGCGTAAAGTGTCTAAGCCGCTATGTGAAATAACTACAGAAGAAGAAACCATTCGTGGTCACGTCATCGATGCTGAAGGGGATACAGTGACATTAAGAAAAATGAATGGGTTAAAAAGTGACATTTCATTGGAGGCCATTCAATCCGTTAAGCTTATTGGTTTTTAA